One Sphingomonas sp. BT-65 genomic window carries:
- a CDS encoding isopenicillin N synthase family oxygenase: MTKALVLPLVDISLLDSERLEDRLAVAQELDRACADAGFLYIRGEQLDGALFDRLVARARTYFALDHATKMKSYIGLSQNHSGYVPVGEEQFGGGTDDLKEAYDINCDYALTAGRRPLLGPNLWPDMPGFRDDVLAYYRHVTGIGRRLFRGFALALGLDENHFDALLRHPPSQLRMIHYPFDACAEDRPGIGAHTDYECFTLLFATAPGLQIVDKQGEWLDVPLIEGAMIMNIGDMMEIMSNGRYVATRHRVKKVAEERYSFPLFHACDYDHVVAPIVRGEQPRYAPLRGGEHLFNQTAQTFAYLKRRIAQGELVLNDAVPLDSFGLQAAPAGA; this comes from the coding sequence ATGACCAAGGCCCTTGTTCTCCCGCTCGTCGACATCTCCCTGCTGGACAGCGAGCGCCTAGAGGATCGGCTGGCCGTGGCGCAGGAGCTGGACCGGGCCTGCGCGGATGCGGGCTTCCTCTATATCAGGGGCGAGCAGCTCGACGGCGCGCTGTTCGACCGGCTCGTCGCGCGAGCCAGGACCTATTTCGCGCTCGACCACGCCACCAAGATGAAAAGCTATATCGGCCTATCGCAGAACCACAGCGGCTATGTGCCGGTCGGGGAGGAGCAGTTCGGCGGCGGGACCGACGACCTCAAGGAAGCCTATGACATCAATTGCGACTATGCGCTTACCGCGGGGCGCAGGCCGCTGCTCGGACCAAACCTGTGGCCGGACATGCCGGGTTTCCGTGACGACGTGCTGGCCTATTACCGGCACGTCACGGGCATCGGGCGCCGGTTGTTCCGCGGCTTCGCGCTCGCGCTGGGCCTGGACGAAAATCATTTCGACGCGCTGCTGCGGCATCCGCCGAGCCAGCTTCGCATGATCCACTATCCGTTCGATGCCTGCGCCGAGGATCGGCCCGGCATCGGCGCGCATACGGATTATGAATGCTTCACCCTGCTCTTCGCGACGGCGCCCGGCCTCCAGATTGTCGACAAGCAGGGCGAATGGCTAGACGTGCCGCTGATCGAAGGTGCGATGATCATGAACATCGGCGACATGATGGAGATCATGTCCAACGGCCGGTACGTTGCGACGCGACATCGCGTGAAGAAGGTTGCCGAAGAGCGCTATTCCTTCCCGCTGTTCCACGCTTGCGACTATGATCATGTCGTCGCGCCTATCGTGCGCGGCGAGCAGCCCCGATATGCACCGCTGCGGGGCGGCGAGCATCTGTTCAACCAAACGGCGCAAACCTTCGCTTACCTGAAACGCCGCATCGCGCAGGGGGAACTCGTCCTGAACGACGCCGTGCCGCTCGATTCCTTCGGGCTGCAAGCGGCGCCGGCGGGCGCATGA
- a CDS encoding sterol desaturase family protein codes for METSLKNRIFNYIPPAMIAAVLLFWAFGPEALLKNPWTLVVVSPLITVTVLLLEWVNERHAGWRMNRQEFFTDLFYNILIATVIAWTVQLVAETPLTAAKASLGITTAWAMSLPWILQVVLVIVVHEFGQYWMHRLMHNSTPFWLTHAPHHHITQLNAGKGAVGNPIELVLISLSAVVLFDLDKTAVFAAFGVQSVITVFAHANVRADPPIWYSFFFTTIRHHSLHHSVGYEETRCNYGNALILLDRIFGTYREGEGVLVGQDDRKRLTIREQTLFPFQPLIDRYKARKAASRNSDEIVANDQGEHGDAPARETVGGAAAA; via the coding sequence GTGGAAACGAGCCTCAAGAACCGGATCTTCAACTACATCCCGCCCGCGATGATCGCGGCGGTTCTGCTGTTCTGGGCGTTCGGTCCCGAGGCGTTGCTCAAGAACCCCTGGACGCTTGTCGTAGTGTCACCCCTCATCACCGTGACCGTCCTGCTGCTCGAGTGGGTCAACGAGCGTCATGCAGGCTGGCGGATGAACCGGCAGGAGTTCTTCACCGACCTCTTCTACAACATCCTGATCGCCACCGTGATCGCGTGGACCGTGCAGCTTGTCGCCGAGACCCCCCTGACGGCGGCCAAGGCCTCGCTCGGCATCACCACAGCATGGGCGATGAGCTTGCCGTGGATCCTCCAGGTCGTCCTGGTCATCGTCGTGCACGAATTCGGCCAGTACTGGATGCACCGGCTGATGCACAACTCGACGCCGTTCTGGCTGACCCATGCGCCGCACCACCACATCACCCAGCTCAACGCAGGCAAGGGCGCAGTGGGCAACCCGATCGAACTGGTCCTGATCAGCCTCAGCGCGGTGGTGCTGTTCGATCTCGACAAGACCGCGGTGTTCGCCGCATTCGGCGTGCAGAGCGTGATCACCGTCTTCGCCCATGCCAATGTGCGTGCCGATCCGCCGATCTGGTATTCGTTCTTCTTCACGACGATCCGCCACCACAGCCTGCATCACTCGGTCGGTTACGAGGAAACCCGCTGCAACTACGGCAACGCGCTGATCCTGCTCGACCGTATCTTCGGCACTTACCGCGAAGGCGAGGGCGTTCTCGTCGGCCAGGACGACCGCAAGCGCCTGACGATCCGGGAGCAGACGCTGTTCCCGTTCCAGCCGCTGATCGACAGGTACAAGGCCCGCAAGGCTGCGTCGCGCAACAGCGATGAGATCGTCGCCAATGACCAGGGCGAGCATGGCGACGCACCCGCCCGCGAAACCGTGGGAGGTGCAGCCGCGGCATGA
- a CDS encoding sterol desaturase family protein: MDGVRVGKRLIGGQAPVTVGWENIPRVEGGPVKQFVFTWFQPTMLFALIAFWYYAPNSIAKASTAIGIGIGFKVLLLALEWVNPRYDSWRLTWKELVTDLFYVGLGYTVLNLAEGYIGDGVMIEAIQHSLNWEKFAWFMALPLLVQAFMISFIFDFGQYWMHRGMHNWYPLWLTHAPHHYITQLNINKGAVGNPIELFLIGLGIGGFFDFLPRAALLAGTLGLAVGTYQHINVRFNSPRWWRFLFNTTEHHSLHHSQDYEATRSNYAGTWIIIDRIFGTCVDGEAELLGMEGGRRMSVGETMTYPFTEGWKTFRQRFGRREAAVPAE, from the coding sequence ATGGACGGAGTTCGCGTAGGCAAAAGGCTGATAGGCGGCCAGGCGCCGGTCACCGTGGGGTGGGAAAACATACCCCGGGTCGAAGGCGGCCCGGTGAAGCAGTTCGTGTTCACCTGGTTCCAGCCCACGATGCTGTTCGCACTGATCGCGTTCTGGTATTACGCGCCCAATTCCATCGCCAAGGCATCGACCGCCATCGGCATCGGCATCGGCTTCAAGGTGTTGCTGCTGGCACTCGAATGGGTCAACCCGCGTTACGACAGCTGGCGCCTGACCTGGAAGGAACTGGTCACCGACCTGTTCTATGTCGGGCTCGGCTATACGGTGCTCAACTTGGCCGAAGGCTATATCGGCGACGGCGTCATGATCGAAGCCATCCAGCACTCGCTGAACTGGGAAAAGTTTGCGTGGTTCATGGCCCTGCCGCTGCTTGTGCAGGCCTTCATGATCTCGTTCATCTTCGATTTCGGACAGTATTGGATGCATCGCGGGATGCACAATTGGTACCCGCTGTGGCTGACGCACGCACCGCATCACTACATTACTCAGTTGAACATCAACAAGGGTGCGGTCGGCAACCCGATCGAACTCTTTCTGATCGGTCTGGGCATCGGCGGGTTTTTCGACTTTCTGCCGCGCGCAGCCCTGCTCGCCGGCACCTTGGGTCTGGCGGTCGGAACCTACCAACACATCAACGTCCGCTTCAACTCGCCCCGCTGGTGGCGCTTCTTGTTCAACACTACCGAGCATCACAGCCTGCACCATTCGCAGGACTATGAAGCCACCCGCAGCAATTATGCCGGCACTTGGATCATCATCGACCGCATTTTCGGCACGTGCGTCGACGGCGAAGCGGAACTGCTGGGGATGGAGGGCGGACGCAGGATGTCGGTCGGCGAGACGATGACCTATCCCTTCACCGAGGGCTGGAAGACGTTCAGGCAACGATTTGGCCGGCGCGAGGCGGCGGTACCGGCCGAATGA
- a CDS encoding tetratricopeptide repeat-containing sulfotransferase family protein translates to MTGMRAARIEAARSALSRGDLNAAHRFAATLVAENPRDAEGHFLLGVAESSAGRIQTGIRHLEQAVALDPQGEYRAQLAKLFTLVRRDGDAAAMLRDAEQAPPADALSRDTMGCVYARLGDHAAALPHFDEAVRRDPRNTEYRYNQAATLNFLGRTEEADAALETLIALAPGNARAHHLLASLRKQSTERNHVERLARTHAAARDGGDRLRLGYALAKELEDIGRPAEALDWLCEVNAEHRGTLPYTFARDAAVFDAIEASWPALAAAPASEPPTDAPIFVIGVPRTGTTLVDRILSSHPDVESAGELQAMPIAVKKAAGTPGPAVMDPETIAAAVGRDLGDIGREYLQRASHHRRDPGRRFTDKFPGNFQYAGFIARALPSARIVCLRRHPMDTVLSNFRNLFAVGSRYYDYSYDLLDIAAYYDRFDRLMAFWRDALPGRVLEVRYEDLIADQEGETRRLLAHCGLAWSDDCLSFHTNSAPVSTPSAAQVRRPIYTESVARWKRHADVLEPVQRFFAAAGIAID, encoded by the coding sequence ATGACGGGGATGCGCGCCGCACGGATCGAGGCAGCCCGCAGCGCGCTTTCCCGCGGCGACCTGAACGCAGCCCACCGGTTCGCCGCGACGCTGGTGGCCGAGAATCCCCGCGATGCCGAAGGCCACTTCCTGCTTGGCGTCGCGGAATCGAGCGCCGGCCGCATTCAGACTGGCATCCGGCATTTGGAGCAGGCGGTGGCGCTCGATCCGCAGGGTGAATATCGCGCGCAGCTCGCCAAGCTGTTCACCCTCGTCCGCCGCGACGGCGACGCCGCGGCGATGCTGCGCGATGCCGAGCAGGCCCCGCCCGCTGACGCGCTCAGCCGCGACACGATGGGCTGCGTCTATGCCCGGCTGGGCGACCACGCTGCCGCCCTTCCCCATTTCGACGAGGCGGTGCGGCGCGATCCGCGCAACACCGAATACCGCTACAATCAGGCGGCAACACTGAACTTCCTGGGGCGGACGGAGGAAGCCGATGCTGCGCTCGAGACGCTGATCGCCCTCGCGCCCGGCAACGCCCGCGCGCATCATCTCCTCGCCAGCCTGCGCAAGCAGAGCACCGAGCGCAACCATGTCGAGCGCCTCGCACGGACGCATGCCGCGGCGCGCGACGGCGGCGACCGGCTGCGTCTGGGCTATGCGCTCGCGAAGGAGCTGGAAGATATCGGCCGGCCAGCCGAAGCGCTGGACTGGTTGTGCGAGGTCAATGCCGAACACCGCGGAACGCTGCCATACACGTTCGCACGCGACGCCGCGGTGTTCGACGCGATCGAGGCGAGCTGGCCGGCGCTGGCAGCGGCGCCGGCGAGTGAGCCGCCGACAGACGCGCCGATCTTCGTCATCGGCGTGCCGCGCACCGGGACCACGCTCGTCGATCGCATCCTGTCTTCGCACCCGGATGTCGAAAGCGCCGGCGAACTGCAGGCCATGCCGATCGCGGTAAAGAAGGCCGCGGGTACGCCCGGCCCCGCGGTGATGGATCCCGAGACGATCGCCGCCGCCGTCGGCCGCGACCTGGGCGACATCGGGCGCGAATATCTGCAAAGGGCGAGCCATCACCGCCGTGATCCGGGCCGGCGCTTCACCGACAAGTTCCCCGGCAACTTCCAATATGCGGGGTTCATCGCACGGGCGCTGCCTTCGGCCAGGATCGTCTGTCTGCGCCGTCACCCGATGGACACGGTGCTCAGCAACTTCCGCAACTTGTTCGCGGTCGGCTCGCGCTATTACGACTATAGCTACGACCTTCTCGACATCGCTGCCTATTACGATCGCTTCGACCGGCTGATGGCCTTCTGGCGCGATGCCCTGCCCGGGCGGGTGCTGGAGGTGCGGTACGAAGACCTGATCGCCGATCAGGAAGGCGAGACCCGCCGGCTGCTGGCGCACTGCGGACTCGCATGGTCGGACGACTGCCTGTCGTTCCACACCAACAGCGCGCCCGTCTCGACCCCAAGCGCCGCCCAGGTCCGCCGGCCGATCTACACCGAATCGGTCGCCCGGTGGAAACGGCACGCGGACGTCCTCGAACCGGTGCAACGCTTCTTCGCGGCTGCCGGCATCGCCATCGATTGA
- a CDS encoding UrcA family protein — translation MKIGLMALATIALATSASAATENPFAKDQAILDLKGLDLSTAEGQQRLAIRMDQAARAVCGDRVAAVHLAVESKARECRAAVVADVRSQIEARSANADSRAPVRLAALR, via the coding sequence ATGAAGATTGGCCTCATGGCTCTTGCCACTATCGCCCTGGCGACCTCGGCCTCGGCCGCTACCGAGAACCCCTTCGCCAAGGATCAGGCGATCCTGGACCTCAAGGGGCTGGACCTCTCGACCGCCGAAGGCCAGCAGCGCCTTGCCATCCGCATGGACCAGGCCGCGCGCGCCGTGTGCGGCGACCGTGTGGCGGCCGTGCACCTCGCCGTCGAAAGCAAGGCGCGCGAATGCCGCGCTGCGGTCGTGGCCGATGTCCGTTCGCAAATCGAGGCGCGTTCGGCCAATGCGGACAGCCGCGCTCCGGTCCGGCTCGCGGCGCTTCGCTGA
- a CDS encoding LysR family transcriptional regulator has protein sequence MTDRPPLIDKKFASRVDWNLMRTFIDIVRAGGIGAAARQLNRQQPSISAALKRLEDHVGTTLLHRTATGVEMTVAGKAMMALCEDMLESARMMPHQIAQATKRVEGFVRIQIVSGLVSPVFDEAIASFHRRNPAIHIEIRVSPWRQVLDALEQGEVEIGVGYDNSVRGSLMYEPLLVERQQLYCSRSNPYFGYRISRLGELKDQGFVLTGDDEIELITHLRRRYRLGTRVNGVAEDINEARRLITHGVGIGFLPILAAESEVARGTLWPMLHADFEPSYDIFLLARIEPARDTATQLFWDEVIRRIRALPRS, from the coding sequence ATGACGGATCGACCGCCGTTGATCGACAAGAAATTCGCCAGTCGTGTCGACTGGAACCTGATGCGCACCTTCATCGACATCGTCCGGGCCGGCGGCATCGGCGCCGCCGCGCGCCAGCTCAACCGTCAGCAGCCGAGCATCAGTGCGGCGCTCAAACGGCTTGAGGATCATGTCGGCACCACCCTGCTGCATCGCACTGCCACCGGCGTCGAGATGACCGTCGCGGGCAAGGCGATGATGGCGCTGTGCGAGGACATGCTCGAATCTGCGCGGATGATGCCGCATCAGATCGCGCAGGCGACCAAGCGCGTCGAAGGCTTCGTCCGCATCCAGATCGTGTCCGGCCTCGTCTCGCCCGTGTTCGACGAGGCCATAGCGAGCTTCCATCGTCGCAACCCCGCCATCCATATCGAGATACGCGTCTCGCCGTGGCGCCAGGTGCTCGATGCCCTGGAACAGGGTGAGGTGGAAATCGGCGTGGGTTACGACAACAGCGTTCGCGGCAGCCTGATGTACGAACCGCTGCTCGTCGAGCGCCAGCAGCTCTATTGCTCCCGCAGCAATCCCTATTTCGGCTATCGCATCAGCCGGCTCGGCGAGCTCAAGGACCAGGGCTTCGTGCTCACCGGCGACGACGAGATTGAATTGATCACGCATCTGCGCCGGCGCTATCGACTGGGGACCCGGGTGAACGGCGTGGCGGAGGACATCAACGAGGCGCGGCGCCTGATCACGCACGGCGTCGGCATCGGCTTCCTGCCGATCCTCGCCGCCGAGAGCGAAGTCGCCAGGGGCACGCTCTGGCCGATGCTCCACGCCGATTTCGAACCCTCCTACGACATCTTCCTGCTCGCCCGGATCGAGCCGGCACGGGACACCGCGACGCAGCTTTTCTGGGATGAAGTGATCCGGCGGATCCGCGCACTCCCCAGGTCATAA
- the atzF gene encoding allophanate hydrolase, whose protein sequence is MTVLNRRSAAEIAAAVAAGRTSAVAVIEETLARLAAYDAVEPQIWISRATPENLVAAARAVDARVAAGQALPLAGVPFAVKDNIDVAGFETTAACPAFAYRPAASAAVVERLLAAGAICVGKTNLDQFATGLNGTRSPYGSPRNAYNMAYVSGGSSSGSSVAVAAGLVAFALGTDTAGSGRVPAAFQHLIGFKPSKGRWSNRGLVPACRTLDCITVFVDDTADARLVDRAVAGFDPADPYSRPLADIPRNRQTLGVPRRDQRVWFGDLESEYLYDRAISTLAQIATIVEIDLAPLQEAAQLLYGGPWVAERAAAMAGILAGDPDAVDATVRQVVEPGLSISAVELFNGIYRLAELKRHADMLWADIDMLAFPTTGTAYRVAELLAAPIGLNSNLGFYTNFVNLLDMAAVAIPAGIRSNATGFGITLIGPADTDAALLDATDAYLSAADLPSPPPLDLEGRMQTVKLAVVGAHLKDMPLHWQLTSRDARFVGAFETAPSYRLYAMADSVPPKPALVHSTDGGAIAVEVYELGVAEFGSFVVEVPPPLAIGTVTLADGSSVKGFVAEPRALTGAEDITSLGGWRAFIARKD, encoded by the coding sequence ATGACGGTGCTGAACCGCCGTTCCGCGGCCGAGATCGCCGCCGCCGTCGCTGCCGGACGGACCAGCGCCGTCGCGGTGATCGAGGAGACGCTCGCTCGCCTCGCCGCCTATGATGCCGTGGAGCCGCAGATCTGGATCAGCCGGGCCACCCCGGAGAACCTCGTCGCGGCGGCCCGAGCCGTCGATGCCCGTGTGGCCGCGGGTCAAGCCCTACCGCTGGCGGGCGTGCCGTTCGCGGTGAAGGACAATATCGACGTCGCGGGGTTCGAGACCACCGCCGCTTGCCCCGCCTTCGCCTATCGGCCAGCGGCATCGGCCGCGGTCGTCGAACGGCTGCTGGCAGCCGGAGCGATCTGCGTCGGTAAAACCAATCTCGACCAGTTCGCCACGGGGCTCAACGGCACGCGCAGCCCCTATGGCAGCCCGCGCAACGCCTATAACATGGCTTATGTCAGCGGCGGCTCGAGTTCAGGCTCGTCGGTCGCCGTGGCGGCGGGACTGGTCGCCTTCGCGCTGGGCACCGACACCGCCGGCTCGGGCCGCGTTCCGGCCGCCTTCCAGCACCTGATCGGGTTCAAGCCCAGCAAGGGGCGGTGGAGCAATCGCGGTCTCGTGCCGGCGTGCCGCACGCTCGACTGCATCACCGTGTTCGTCGACGATACGGCCGACGCGCGGCTTGTCGATCGGGCGGTGGCGGGCTTCGATCCGGCGGATCCCTATTCCAGGCCGCTCGCCGACATCCCGCGCAATCGGCAGACCCTCGGGGTGCCACGCCGCGATCAGCGCGTCTGGTTCGGCGACCTCGAATCCGAATATCTCTACGATCGGGCGATCAGCACGCTCGCCCAGATCGCCACGATCGTCGAGATCGATCTAGCCCCGCTGCAGGAAGCGGCGCAGCTTCTCTACGGCGGCCCCTGGGTTGCCGAGCGAGCCGCCGCCATGGCGGGCATCCTTGCCGGCGATCCCGATGCCGTGGATGCGACGGTGCGTCAGGTGGTCGAACCGGGCCTGTCGATAAGCGCCGTCGAGCTGTTCAATGGCATCTATCGTCTCGCCGAACTCAAGCGCCATGCGGACATGCTGTGGGCAGATATCGACATGCTGGCCTTCCCCACCACCGGCACGGCCTATCGCGTCGCCGAGCTGTTGGCCGCGCCCATCGGGCTCAACAGCAATCTCGGCTTCTACACCAATTTCGTGAACCTGCTGGACATGGCGGCGGTCGCCATTCCCGCCGGCATCCGCTCGAACGCCACCGGCTTCGGCATCACCCTGATCGGCCCGGCCGATACCGACGCCGCCCTGCTCGACGCGACGGACGCGTATCTCTCGGCCGCCGATCTTCCTTCCCCACCCCCGCTTGATCTGGAGGGCAGAATGCAGACCGTGAAACTCGCCGTTGTCGGCGCCCATCTCAAGGACATGCCGCTTCACTGGCAGCTCACCTCGCGCGATGCCAGGTTCGTCGGCGCGTTCGAGACCGCGCCCAGCTACCGGCTCTACGCCATGGCGGACAGCGTGCCGCCCAAGCCCGCGCTCGTGCATAGCACGGATGGCGGCGCGATCGCGGTCGAGGTCTATGAGTTGGGCGTCGCCGAATTCGGCAGCTTTGTCGTGGAGGTTCCTCCGCCGCTGGCGATCGGCACGGTCACGCTGGCCGACGGCAGCAGCGTCAAGGGCTTCGTCGCCGAGCCGCGCGCGCTGACCGGCGCCGAAGACATCACCAGCCTCGGCGGATGGCGCGCCTTCATCGCACGGAAGGACTGA
- a CDS encoding 2Fe-2S iron-sulfur cluster-binding protein: protein MTTIKVITREGETRSIESDSGLSLMEAIRESGVDELFALCGGCCSCATCHVFVTPHFAHLLPPMAGDEDDLLDSSAHRDARSRLSCQLIIDPSLDGLEVTIAPED from the coding sequence ATGACGACGATAAAGGTGATCACCCGCGAGGGCGAAACGCGTTCGATCGAGTCCGATAGCGGACTGAGCCTGATGGAGGCGATCCGGGAATCGGGGGTGGACGAGCTGTTCGCGCTGTGCGGCGGGTGCTGTTCGTGCGCGACCTGCCATGTGTTCGTCACGCCGCATTTTGCGCATCTGCTGCCGCCGATGGCGGGCGACGAGGATGATCTGCTCGACAGTTCCGCGCACCGCGACGCGCGTTCGCGCCTGTCCTGCCAGTTGATCATCGATCCATCGCTGGACGGCCTCGAGGTCACGATCGCGCCCGAAGACTGA
- a CDS encoding YncE family protein, producing the protein MRKLRTLVVALAASAGSIPLAVQAQEEQVIQVPGFADFLAVDGESVWTTNAGRVERWSRKGKLAEVAMSKPCGAMAILNGSLWVADCKENALVRIDTRTARKTATIPTGLASTGELNVVAGAGSIWVASDNSAGAVSRVDPATNTVIATIPVNPGTWYLAFGYGSVWAVSSDKQSIQRIDPATNAVVKTTALGKQPGFLAAGEGAVWVQEQGDGTVVRIDPKSGDVTGRVKVGAVLKYGDIDTGAGMVWLRTTEDQTFVAIDPKSMKVRARVGKAEGSGALRFTKAGLWTSAHDVHTLTWWPKPAKLAK; encoded by the coding sequence ATGCGGAAACTTCGGACACTAGTCGTTGCATTGGCCGCAAGCGCCGGTTCCATCCCGCTTGCGGTGCAGGCGCAGGAGGAGCAGGTCATCCAGGTACCGGGCTTCGCCGATTTCCTGGCGGTCGACGGTGAAAGCGTCTGGACGACGAACGCTGGCCGGGTGGAGCGCTGGTCGCGCAAGGGCAAGCTGGCCGAGGTCGCCATGTCCAAACCCTGTGGCGCCATGGCGATACTAAACGGTTCGCTGTGGGTGGCCGACTGCAAGGAAAACGCGCTCGTCCGCATCGACACGCGGACAGCACGCAAGACCGCGACGATTCCCACCGGCCTCGCCAGCACGGGCGAGCTGAACGTGGTCGCAGGGGCCGGATCGATCTGGGTGGCGAGCGACAATAGCGCCGGCGCGGTGTCGCGCGTCGATCCCGCCACCAACACGGTGATCGCGACCATCCCGGTGAATCCAGGCACCTGGTATCTGGCCTTCGGATACGGGTCGGTCTGGGCCGTCAGCAGCGACAAACAGTCGATCCAGCGCATCGACCCCGCCACCAACGCCGTCGTCAAGACCACCGCCCTGGGCAAGCAGCCCGGCTTCCTCGCCGCGGGCGAAGGGGCGGTCTGGGTTCAGGAGCAGGGCGACGGCACGGTCGTCCGCATCGATCCGAAAAGCGGCGACGTAACGGGGCGGGTCAAGGTCGGCGCGGTGCTGAAATATGGCGACATCGACACCGGCGCAGGCATGGTATGGCTGCGCACGACCGAGGATCAGACCTTCGTCGCGATCGACCCGAAATCCATGAAGGTTCGTGCGCGGGTGGGGAAGGCGGAAGGCAGCGGTGCGCTACGCTTCACGAAAGCGGGCCTGTGGACCTCGGCGCACGACGTGCACACCCTGACCTGGTGGCCGAAGCCAGCGAAACTGGCGAAATGA